A genome region from Numenius arquata unplaced genomic scaffold, bNumArq3.hap1.1 HAP1_SCAFFOLD_133, whole genome shotgun sequence includes the following:
- the LOC141478736 gene encoding acrosin-like: MNLLLVLILLALCRPVQGTWDSCGGTCGLRPMASHYSKSRVVGGTDAQPGAWPWIVSIQEPWKTGLRHICGGSLISPQWVLTAAHCFINIRNITMWRVLIGVTQLTQLGPEAQVRNIKRLLPHRHYSSTSERNDIALLELDRPVQCSSYVQLACVPNASLRVSELTTCYVSGWGATTARSGDTTDVLQEAQVHLIDVNLCNSSRWYAGAIHTHNLCAGYLQGGIDTCQGDSGGPLTCKDNNADYFWLVGVTSWGKGCARAKQPGVYTSTQHFYRWILIQMGLRPPLSATPTSQPVFTSTPSKRPRPRPTTTQGRFTPCPLPCQMLVNFFNQLQEVLKFLRGKSA; the protein is encoded by the exons ATGAATCTGCTCCTCgtcctcatcctgctggccctgtGCCGGCCTGTGCAAGGCACATGGGACAGCTGTGG AGGGACCTGCGGGCTCCGGCCAATGGCTTCTCACTACAGCAAGTCGCGCGTCGTGGGTGGCACAGACGCCCAGCCAGGGGCATGGCCCTGGATCGTCAGCATCCAGGAACCCTGGAAAACAGGCCTGAGGCATATCTGCGGAGGGTCCCTCATCAGCCCCCAGTGGGTCCTCACAGCAGCCCATTGCTTCATCAACATCAG GAACATCACCATGTGGCGCGTACTGATCGGGGTCACGCAGTTGACTCAGCTGGGCCCTGAGGCCCAAGTGCGCAATATTAAGCGGCTCCTGCCTCACAGACACTATAGTAGTACCTCGGAAAGGAACGACATTGCGTTGCTGGAATTGGACCGGCCTGTCCAGTGCAGTTCCTACGTACAGCTTGCCTGTGTGCCCAACGCCTCGCTGAGAGTGTCAGAGCTGACGACCTGCTATGTCAGTGGTTGGGGTGCCACAACTGCAAGAT CTGGAGATACAACTGATGTCCTGCAGGAGGCCCAGGTCCACCTCATTGATGTCAACCTCTGTAACAGCAGCCGGTGGTATGCAGGGGCCATCCACACCCACAACCTGTGTGCTGGCTACCTGCAGGGTGGCATCGACACCTGCCAG GGTGACAGCGGTGGTCCTCTCACCTGCAAAGACAACAATGCGGACTACTTCTGGCTTGTTGGAGTGACCAGCTGGGGGAAAGGCTGTGCGAGAGCAAAACAGCCTGGAGTCTACACCTCCACACAGCACTTTTACAGGTGGATCTTGATACAGATGGGACTGCGCCCACCACTATCAGCTACTCCAACATCACAGCCAGTCTTCACCTCAACCCCCTCTAAGAGGCCGAGGCCAAGGCCAACAACAACACAGGGCAGATTTACACCCTGTCCACTTCCATGCCAGATGCTGGTGAATTTCTTTAATCAGCTGCAGGAGGTCCTGAAGTTCCTAAGGGGAAAAAGTGCTTGA